From the genome of Perca flavescens isolate YP-PL-M2 chromosome 12, PFLA_1.0, whole genome shotgun sequence, one region includes:
- the trim110 gene encoding E3 ubiquitin/ISG15 ligase TRIM25 translates to MSSLEEELTCSVCRDFFSQAHPLPCGHSFCSACIREAWCVQAEGKSRFTCPQCQEEHGEVLCDCCPPEAVEGQPLLAVKTCLKCEVSLCAEHLQPHLERPAFSTHLLVDPLGDLSQRRCPTHTEILRYYCADERVYVCSDCLLDGGHAQHKVKALRQVEEDLKVILQALLSKAEEKLKDGVQILKEHEGIDSTMADSLKKDHTQVERLGLDLQAQVKRLVDALREITKKEKQQVIKRVHEDCSRVRSDMCQALSIQRYLASLLAETDPFLLIWVTSRPEQPTFHP, encoded by the exons ATGTCGTCCCTGGAGGAAGAGCTGACCTGCTCTGTGTGCCGAGACTTCTTCAGCCAGGCCCACCCCCTGCCCTGTGGTCACAGCTTCTGCTCCGCCTGCATCCGCGAGGCTTGGTGCGTCCAGGCTGAGGGCAAAAGTCGCTTCACCTGCCCCCAGTGTCAGGAGGAGCACGGTGAAGTGCTGTGTGACTGCTGCCCTCCCGAGGCAGTAGAGGGACAGCCACTGTTGGCTGTCAAGACCTGCCTGAAGTGTGAAGTGTCACTGTGTGCCGAACACCTCCAACCCCATTTGGAGAGACCGGCGTTTAGCACCCACCTGTTGGTGGATCCGCTGGGGGACCTTTCCCAGCGAAGGTGcccgacacacacagagatattgCGCTACTATTGTGCCGAtgagagagtgtatgtgtgtagtgACTGTCTGCTGGACGGAGGCCATGCTCAGCACAAAGTGAAGGCACTAAGACAAGTGGAAGAGGATCTGAAG GTCATTCTCCAGGCCCTGCTCAGCAAAGCAGAGGAGAAGCTGAAAGATGGAGTGCAAATCCTAAAAGAGCATGAGGGCATTGATTCAACCATGGCT GACTCTCTGAAGAAGGATCACACCCAGGTGGAGCGGCTGGGTTTAGACCTGCAGGCCCAGGTGAAAAGGCTGGTCGATGCTCTGAGGGAGATCACCAAGAAGGAGAAACAGCAGGTCATAAAGCGTGTGCATGAAGACTGCTCCAGGGTGAGAAGCGACATGTGCCAGGCGCTGAGCATACAGCGCTACCTGGCCTCACTGCTGGCAGAGACGGACCCCTTCCTGCTCATCTGG GTTACTAGCCGACCTGAACAACCCACTTTTCATCCCTGA